Proteins from a single region of Deinococcus aquaedulcis:
- a CDS encoding DsbA family protein: protein MTRLQGNNQNRTFLVVGTLVAAVLIALAVFAVQGKPAAGAALKANFNLAGQPFVGQESAPVSVVVVEDFKCPVCKSFEETIAPQLKEKYVDTGKIKQYSLIWPFLSDTRGLPADDSKFAAQAAKCVYDQGGNEAFDSFKTIMFRAQGDESQVWATKTRLKDLAANVEGLDQAKFATCLDTDATAARVDADEKQVSDARVNATPTVFVNGTQVMTADGKRGSYAFEDISRAIDAAGQ from the coding sequence ATGACCAGATTGCAGGGCAACAACCAGAACCGCACCTTCCTCGTGGTGGGCACCCTTGTGGCCGCCGTGCTCATTGCGCTGGCGGTCTTCGCCGTGCAGGGCAAGCCCGCCGCCGGCGCCGCCTTAAAGGCCAACTTCAACTTGGCGGGGCAGCCTTTCGTGGGTCAGGAGAGCGCGCCCGTATCTGTCGTGGTCGTTGAGGATTTCAAGTGCCCGGTGTGCAAGAGCTTTGAAGAGACCATTGCGCCTCAGCTGAAGGAAAAATACGTGGACACTGGCAAGATCAAGCAGTACAGCCTGATCTGGCCCTTCCTGTCGGATACGCGTGGCCTGCCCGCCGACGACAGCAAGTTCGCGGCCCAGGCCGCCAAGTGCGTCTACGACCAGGGCGGCAACGAGGCCTTCGACAGCTTCAAGACCATCATGTTCCGCGCCCAGGGCGACGAAAGCCAAGTCTGGGCCACCAAGACCCGCCTGAAGGATCTGGCGGCCAACGTGGAAGGACTGGATCAGGCCAAGTTCGCCACCTGCCTGGATACCGACGCCACCGCCGCCCGTGTGGACGCCGACGAGAAGCAGGTGAGCGACGCCCGGGTCAACGCCACCCCCACCGTCTTCGTGAACGGCACCCAGGTGATGACTGCCGACGGCAAGCGGGGCAGCTACGCCTTCGAGGACATCAGCCGCGCCATTGACGCAGCGGGCCAGTAA
- a CDS encoding disulfide bond formation protein B, producing MTRDNRLYLAWVVSLVATLGSLYFSEVRQFNPCILCWFQRIFMYPLAIILGIAALGGDLRVRRYVLPLAGIGLLIALYQNLETWGLVQELKACSTNPAASCGTPWPVWGMGSPLNTILTIPVLSMIAFTLIIALLSWRREPKGL from the coding sequence ATGACGCGCGACAACCGCCTCTATCTCGCCTGGGTGGTCTCCCTGGTGGCCACGCTGGGCAGCCTGTATTTCAGCGAGGTGCGGCAGTTCAATCCCTGCATTCTGTGCTGGTTCCAGCGCATCTTCATGTATCCGCTGGCCATCATCCTGGGCATAGCCGCCCTGGGCGGCGACCTGCGCGTGCGCCGCTATGTGCTGCCGCTGGCGGGCATTGGTCTGCTGATCGCCCTGTACCAGAACCTCGAAACCTGGGGCTTGGTGCAAGAACTCAAAGCCTGCAGTACCAACCCTGCCGCCTCATGCGGTACCCCCTGGCCGGTGTGGGGCATGGGCTCGCCCCTGAATACCATCCTCACCATCCCGGTGCTGAGCATGATCGCCTTTACGCTGATCATCGCCCTCCTGAGCTGGCGGCGGGAACCGAAAGGGCTGTAA
- a CDS encoding SDR family NAD(P)-dependent oxidoreductase codes for MSDSSSPPGVIVTGAARGIGRATAELYLERGWRVLSVDMTPSPPLRGGRRVKADISTPAGRERVVRAARELGQVQVLVNNAAYQGAPGSVLEVSERGWARTLNVNLTAPLLLTRAVAELLPRGGAVVNVASVQGLFAEQNNAAYNASKGGLINLTRAMALDLAPHGLRVNAVAPGAISTEAVLQSIQESPDPAQTRRDYEDLHALRRLGTPREVAQTVYFLGSDEASFVTGAVLTVDGGMTASFMMAGRPV; via the coding sequence ATGAGCGACTCTTCCTCTCCTCCTGGGGTGATCGTGACGGGCGCGGCGCGGGGGATTGGGCGCGCCACCGCCGAGCTGTACCTGGAACGCGGCTGGCGCGTGCTGAGCGTAGATATGACGCCCTCGCCGCCGCTGCGGGGTGGGCGGCGGGTGAAGGCCGACATCAGCACGCCGGCGGGGCGCGAGCGCGTGGTGCGCGCGGCGCGCGAACTGGGGCAAGTGCAGGTGCTGGTGAACAACGCCGCTTATCAGGGCGCTCCCGGCAGCGTGCTGGAGGTCAGCGAGCGCGGCTGGGCCCGCACCCTGAACGTGAACCTGACCGCCCCGCTGCTGCTGACCCGCGCTGTGGCCGAACTGCTGCCCCGGGGCGGCGCTGTGGTGAACGTGGCCAGCGTGCAGGGCCTGTTCGCCGAACAGAACAACGCCGCCTACAACGCCAGCAAGGGCGGCCTGATCAACCTGACGCGCGCTATGGCTCTGGACCTCGCGCCGCACGGTCTGCGGGTGAATGCGGTGGCCCCCGGCGCGATCAGCACCGAGGCCGTGCTGCAGAGCATTCAGGAAAGCCCCGACCCCGCCCAGACCCGGCGCGACTACGAGGACCTGCACGCCCTGCGCCGCCTGGGCACGCCGCGCGAAGTGGCCCAGACGGTCTATTTCCTGGGCAGCGACGAGGCCAGCTTCGTGACGGGCGCCGTGTTGACGGTGGACGGCGGCATGACGGCGAGCTTCATGATGGCAGGGCGGCCGGTGTAG
- a CDS encoding electron transfer flavoprotein subunit alpha/FixB family protein: MILIVAEHAAGKLGKATLEMVTAARESGREGPITVLVLGQNVSAIATEAAAVADQVLVADLPQLATYNAETWAAAATQIAQEGEAHTVIIGGSRSGREYAPRVAVKLDAPYLEDVTSLKASGAALQGQRYTYLARVTETVEAEGPVVVVTVKPGSFAAATPAGAAGEQYDVELTLPAPRVEITGKSVEKSSRVALTEADVIVTGGRGVGSPENFSKYVEGLADALGAGVGATRAVVDAGWRPYAEQVGQTGKTVQPGAYIALGVSGAVQHLSGMGKSKNIIAINKDAEAPIFKVADYGIVGDINEIVPALIEASKR, translated from the coding sequence ATGATCCTGATTGTTGCTGAACACGCCGCTGGCAAGCTGGGCAAGGCCACCCTGGAAATGGTAACGGCCGCGCGCGAATCGGGCCGTGAGGGCCCCATCACGGTGCTGGTGCTGGGCCAGAATGTCTCTGCCATTGCCACCGAGGCCGCCGCTGTGGCTGACCAGGTGCTGGTGGCTGACCTGCCCCAGCTGGCCACCTACAACGCGGAAACCTGGGCAGCGGCAGCGACCCAAATTGCCCAGGAAGGCGAAGCCCACACCGTCATCATTGGCGGCAGCCGTTCGGGCCGCGAGTACGCGCCGCGCGTGGCCGTGAAGCTGGACGCCCCGTACCTGGAAGACGTGACCAGCCTGAAAGCCAGTGGCGCCGCCCTGCAAGGCCAGCGCTACACCTACCTGGCCCGCGTGACCGAAACCGTGGAAGCCGAGGGCCCTGTGGTGGTCGTGACGGTCAAGCCCGGCTCGTTTGCAGCGGCGACCCCCGCTGGCGCCGCTGGCGAGCAGTACGACGTGGAACTGACCCTGCCCGCTCCGCGTGTAGAAATCACCGGCAAGAGCGTGGAAAAGAGCAGCCGCGTGGCCCTGACGGAAGCCGACGTGATCGTGACGGGCGGGCGCGGCGTGGGCAGCCCCGAAAACTTTTCCAAGTACGTGGAAGGCCTCGCCGACGCCCTCGGGGCCGGCGTGGGCGCCACACGCGCCGTGGTGGACGCTGGCTGGCGCCCCTACGCCGAGCAGGTGGGCCAGACCGGCAAGACCGTGCAGCCCGGTGCCTACATCGCCCTGGGCGTCAGCGGCGCCGTGCAGCACCTCAGCGGCATGGGCAAGAGCAAGAACATCATCGCCATCAACAAGGATGCCGAAGCCCCGATCTTCAAGGTCGCCGACTACGGCATCGTGGGCGACATCAACGAGATCGTGCCCGCCCTGATTGAGGCCAGCAAGCGGTAA
- a CDS encoding electron transfer flavoprotein subunit beta/FixA family protein codes for MNILTLVRQVPDAEARVKISQQAVDLDGTTLVVDGMDEYGVEEALRMRESGAGVEQIIALAIGPKRNEDALRTALAMGVDRAIHVETNEQFDAVTLSKVVAQVAQAENVGLILVGGQEADWDSQALGAASAERLGWPQLTWTNELKLDGDTLSGRHDVDDGNESFRVTLPAVVTTQQGLNEPRYPTLPNIMKAKKKELRKDDAASYGLQARVRTVGAEIQTRARRNTMIDGKDPQAAAAQLLELLRNEAKVLA; via the coding sequence ATGAATATCCTGACCCTTGTTCGCCAAGTGCCCGACGCCGAAGCGCGCGTGAAGATCAGCCAGCAGGCTGTTGACCTCGATGGCACCACCCTGGTGGTGGACGGCATGGATGAGTACGGCGTGGAAGAGGCTCTGCGTATGCGCGAAAGCGGCGCAGGCGTGGAGCAGATCATTGCCCTGGCCATTGGCCCCAAGCGCAACGAGGACGCCCTGCGCACTGCCCTGGCGATGGGCGTGGACCGCGCCATTCACGTCGAGACCAACGAACAGTTTGACGCCGTGACCCTCAGCAAGGTGGTGGCCCAGGTGGCCCAGGCCGAGAACGTGGGCCTGATTCTGGTGGGCGGCCAGGAAGCCGACTGGGACTCGCAGGCCCTGGGTGCGGCCAGCGCTGAGCGCCTGGGCTGGCCCCAGCTGACTTGGACCAACGAACTGAAACTGGACGGCGACACCTTGAGTGGCCGCCACGATGTGGACGACGGCAACGAGAGCTTCCGGGTCACCCTGCCTGCCGTGGTCACCACGCAGCAGGGCCTGAACGAGCCGCGTTACCCCACGCTGCCCAACATCATGAAGGCCAAGAAAAAGGAGCTGCGCAAGGACGACGCGGCCAGCTACGGCTTGCAGGCGCGCGTGCGCACCGTGGGCGCCGAGATCCAGACCCGCGCCCGGCGCAACACCATGATTGACGGCAAGGACCCCCAGGCCGCCGCCGCCCAGCTGCTGGAGCTGCTGCGCAACGAAGCCAAGGTGCTGGCTTAA
- a CDS encoding alpha/beta hydrolase family protein, translating into MKMLLPATLLTLVAGTAGAQSLSGVELGLTGGYAGGLSGEFFVHAPNVVGPIGVKAGVAYTRAADAINDSSDLGVGPFSSYKAAGATENGSHTVASLDGTYNVGELAPGVSTALYAGARYGMFRSTEDYGATGNTTYTSNAFGLGAGVMLSYALTGNLSLVGDVGVDTFFKSTINATTTSGSGSTNTTINQGDSLYNTIDNRFVRPGTVFKARIGVKTTF; encoded by the coding sequence ATGAAGATGCTTCTCCCCGCGACCCTCCTGACCCTCGTTGCCGGCACCGCTGGCGCCCAGTCCCTGAGCGGCGTTGAGCTTGGCCTGACGGGCGGCTACGCTGGCGGCCTCAGCGGCGAGTTCTTTGTGCATGCCCCCAACGTGGTGGGCCCCATCGGCGTGAAGGCGGGCGTGGCCTACACCCGCGCTGCGGACGCGATCAATGACAGCAGCGATCTGGGCGTCGGGCCCTTCAGCTCCTACAAGGCCGCTGGCGCCACGGAGAATGGCAGCCACACCGTCGCCAGCCTGGACGGCACCTACAACGTGGGTGAACTGGCCCCCGGCGTGAGCACCGCCCTGTATGCAGGCGCCCGTTACGGCATGTTCCGCAGCACCGAGGACTACGGCGCCACCGGCAACACCACCTACACCAGCAACGCCTTTGGTCTGGGCGCGGGCGTGATGCTCAGCTACGCTCTGACGGGTAACCTGAGCCTTGTGGGCGACGTGGGCGTGGATACGTTCTTCAAGTCCACCATCAACGCCACCACCACCAGTGGCAGCGGCAGCACGAACACCACCATCAACCAGGGCGACTCGCTGTACAACACCATCGACAACCGTTTCGTGCGCCCCGGCACCGTGTTCAAGGCGCGCATCGGCGTCAAGACCACGTTCTAA
- a CDS encoding carboxymuconolactone decarboxylase family protein: MNDTPHARDIIFGAQQDRILARLRDLDPDLAHDIQSYAYDTVYDRPGLDLKTKELIACALLVSLGSPPELRTHLRGALNAGATEAEVRGALLMCAPYLGFPRVVAAFELLRQHLESAKKTGPTQEAGLASEV; the protein is encoded by the coding sequence ATGAACGACACCCCCCATGCCCGCGACATCATTTTCGGTGCCCAGCAGGACCGCATCCTGGCGCGCCTGCGCGACCTGGACCCCGATCTGGCCCACGACATCCAGAGCTACGCCTACGACACGGTGTATGACCGCCCTGGGCTGGACCTGAAGACCAAGGAGCTGATCGCCTGCGCGCTGCTGGTCTCGCTGGGCAGCCCGCCCGAACTGCGCACCCATCTGCGCGGGGCCCTGAACGCGGGCGCCACCGAAGCCGAGGTGCGCGGCGCCCTGCTGATGTGCGCGCCGTACCTGGGGTTTCCCCGTGTGGTGGCCGCCTTTGAGCTCCTGCGCCAGCATCTGGAGAGCGCCAAAAAAACCGGCCCCACACAGGAGGCCGGTCTGGCAAGCGAGGTTTAG
- a CDS encoding ATP-dependent Clp protease ATP-binding subunit: protein MNRYDDRARLVFHYAREEGNRLGHAMVGPEHLLLGLMREGGTAASILGEFGASLDGLRRRVEEIIGRGEGNRLNDAPSITPRARRVMELASTEARALGAQVTSTEHILLGIIREGDGVAFRILQELTKDVDTIRWRILAQGEGTGTKPAKPVATPFLDEYGRDLTKWAREGKLDPVIGRSEEIRRVTQILTRRTKNNPVLIGDPGVGKTAIVEGLALAIHEKRTPPNLHGVRLVSLDLSGVVAGTKYRGEFEERLRQIIEELRNAKVMAFIDELHTLVGAGGAEGTLDAANILKPALSRGEIQVIGATTTGEYHRYIEKDAALERRFQPVIVLEPSPAETLQILRGLKPKYEEHHGVQIPEQALELAVRIGERSLPGRNFPDKAIDLIDEAASRVRLNMSIGLPVAETEDGEPFVTREDIESVINSMGGIYSEETAAQLADLETQLTDQVYGQPDAIRALSSALRRARVGLGGRTRVAASFLFVGPSGVGKTHLAKALARTLFGSERSLIRMDMSEFQESHSVSKLIGSPPGYVGFEQGGRLTEAVRRQPFSVILLDEIEKAHPDVYNTFLQVLDDGRLTDGLGRTVDFRRTIIIMTSNTGFNVNPTVGFSPVTPDNNAPLRHIFTPEFLDRLDEVIRFKSLGEEELVRVAQQLMGEMREELASRELTVTFDPAIAAWLVGKLKARSPKHAVGSSRQLRTLVREEIEDPLALELAHNHGEEVRVVLGQDGIQFEKGEEAAPRQILA, encoded by the coding sequence ATGAACAGATACGACGACCGCGCCCGCCTCGTGTTTCACTATGCCCGGGAAGAAGGCAACCGCCTGGGCCACGCCATGGTGGGTCCCGAACATCTCCTGCTGGGCCTGATGCGCGAGGGCGGCACCGCCGCCAGCATCCTGGGTGAATTTGGCGCCTCGCTTGACGGCCTGCGCCGCCGCGTCGAGGAAATCATCGGACGTGGCGAAGGCAACCGCCTGAACGACGCCCCCAGCATCACCCCGCGCGCCCGCCGCGTGATGGAACTGGCCAGCACCGAAGCCCGCGCCCTGGGCGCCCAGGTGACCAGCACCGAGCACATCCTGCTGGGCATCATCCGCGAGGGCGACGGCGTGGCCTTCCGCATCCTGCAGGAGCTGACCAAGGATGTGGACACCATCCGCTGGCGCATCCTGGCGCAGGGCGAAGGCACCGGCACCAAGCCCGCCAAGCCGGTCGCCACGCCCTTTCTGGACGAGTACGGCCGCGACCTGACCAAGTGGGCGCGCGAGGGCAAGCTCGACCCCGTGATTGGCCGCAGTGAGGAAATCCGCCGCGTCACCCAGATCCTCACCCGCCGCACCAAGAACAACCCGGTGCTGATCGGTGACCCCGGCGTGGGCAAGACCGCCATCGTGGAAGGACTGGCCCTGGCGATTCACGAGAAGCGCACGCCGCCCAACCTGCACGGCGTCCGCCTCGTTAGTCTGGACCTGAGCGGCGTGGTGGCCGGCACCAAGTACCGGGGCGAATTTGAAGAGCGCCTGCGCCAGATCATCGAGGAACTGCGCAACGCCAAGGTGATGGCCTTTATTGACGAGCTGCACACCCTGGTGGGGGCGGGCGGCGCCGAGGGCACGCTGGACGCCGCGAACATCCTGAAGCCCGCACTGAGCCGTGGGGAAATTCAGGTGATTGGCGCGACCACCACCGGCGAATACCACCGCTACATCGAGAAGGACGCCGCCCTGGAACGCCGCTTCCAGCCGGTGATCGTGCTGGAACCCAGCCCCGCCGAAACGCTGCAGATTCTGCGCGGCCTGAAGCCCAAGTACGAGGAACACCACGGGGTGCAGATTCCCGAGCAGGCGCTGGAACTGGCCGTGCGCATCGGTGAACGGTCCCTGCCGGGCCGCAACTTCCCCGACAAGGCCATTGACCTGATTGACGAGGCTGCCAGCCGCGTGCGCCTGAACATGAGCATTGGCCTGCCGGTGGCCGAAACCGAGGACGGCGAGCCCTTCGTGACCCGCGAGGACATCGAGAGCGTCATCAACTCCATGGGCGGGATCTACTCCGAGGAGACGGCGGCGCAACTGGCCGACCTGGAAACGCAGCTGACCGACCAGGTGTACGGCCAGCCCGACGCCATCCGGGCCCTGAGCAGCGCCCTGCGCCGCGCCCGCGTGGGCCTGGGGGGCCGCACCCGCGTGGCCGCCAGCTTCCTGTTCGTGGGGCCCAGCGGCGTGGGCAAGACGCACCTTGCCAAGGCATTGGCCCGCACCCTGTTCGGCAGCGAGCGCAGCCTGATCCGCATGGACATGAGCGAGTTCCAGGAAAGCCACTCGGTGAGCAAGCTGATTGGCTCGCCGCCTGGCTACGTGGGCTTTGAGCAGGGGGGCCGCCTGACCGAAGCGGTGCGCCGCCAGCCCTTCAGCGTGATTCTGCTGGACGAAATTGAAAAGGCCCACCCAGACGTGTACAACACCTTCTTGCAGGTGCTGGACGACGGCCGCCTGACCGATGGTCTGGGCCGCACGGTGGATTTCCGCCGCACGATCATCATCATGACCAGCAACACGGGCTTTAACGTGAACCCCACGGTGGGCTTCAGCCCGGTGACACCTGACAACAACGCGCCGCTGCGCCACATCTTTACCCCGGAATTCCTGGACCGCCTGGACGAAGTGATTCGCTTCAAGTCGCTGGGCGAGGAAGAACTGGTGCGGGTGGCCCAGCAGCTGATGGGCGAGATGCGCGAGGAACTGGCCAGCCGCGAACTGACCGTGACCTTCGACCCCGCCATTGCCGCGTGGCTGGTGGGCAAGCTCAAGGCCCGCAGCCCCAAGCACGCCGTGGGCAGCAGCCGCCAACTGCGCACGCTGGTCCGCGAGGAAATCGAGGACCCGCTGGCGCTGGAACTGGCGCACAACCACGGCGAGGAAGTCCGCGTGGTGCTGGGCCAGGACGGCATTCAGTTTGAGAAAGGCGAGGAAGCCGCGCCAAGGCAGATTCTGGCGTAA
- a CDS encoding DUF2087 domain-containing protein, with amino-acid sequence MTKSIHDFQDEHGRITGWPSDRRRAHQLAILDYLTGLFDPGVSYDQGQVEGVLADHSTFEDPSILLRELVESDYLATDGQVYWRADGRPGTRVASPGERG; translated from the coding sequence ATGACGAAGAGCATTCACGATTTCCAGGACGAACACGGCCGCATCACCGGGTGGCCCAGCGACCGCCGCCGCGCGCACCAGCTGGCCATTCTGGATTACCTGACCGGCCTGTTTGATCCGGGCGTGTCCTATGACCAGGGGCAGGTGGAAGGCGTGCTGGCCGACCACAGCACCTTCGAAGACCCCAGCATTCTGCTGAGGGAACTGGTGGAGAGCGATTACCTCGCCACCGACGGTCAGGTGTACTGGCGCGCCGATGGCCGCCCGGGCACCCGCGTGGCCAGCCCAGGTGAGCGTGGCTAA
- the radA gene encoding DNA repair protein RadA, which translates to MAKVRASYICTSCGYQAAKPLGRCPNCQAWNSFEEEAPALVPGKAGRGGAYGGVVGGKLTALSTVGRREEPRTPSGIPELDRVLGGGLVAGGVTLIGGEPGIGKSTLLLQVADRVARASGPVLYVAGEESLEQIRLRADRLGVEAEIQLTRDTRAEHVAALMAEHKPALCIVDSIQTVTVEGEGAPGGVAQVRDGTSLLTRAAKETGTATVLVGHVTKDGTVAGPKVMEHIVDTTVFLESVGAYRLLRSVKNRFGQAGELGVFEMRGEGLMAVENPSAAFLAERPLGVPGSVVASTIDGQRPMLLEVQALASKTPYPNARRVVVGLDPRRVDVVLAVLERRLDLTLGGLDVYVNLAGGLKVPDPGLDLAVALAVYSAVVGRALPGNVAVFGEVGLAGEVRSTQAALRRAEEARRAGYERLIVPPGLDGSPGVKSVEEAVGAVWGGAKA; encoded by the coding sequence GTGGCTAAGGTCCGCGCCAGTTACATCTGCACCAGCTGCGGGTATCAGGCGGCCAAACCGCTGGGCCGCTGCCCCAACTGCCAGGCGTGGAACTCGTTTGAGGAAGAAGCCCCGGCCCTCGTCCCTGGAAAAGCAGGCCGGGGCGGGGCCTACGGCGGCGTGGTGGGCGGCAAGCTCACGGCGCTGTCTACCGTGGGGCGGCGCGAGGAACCCCGCACCCCCAGCGGCATTCCTGAACTGGACCGCGTGCTGGGCGGCGGGCTGGTGGCGGGCGGCGTGACCCTGATCGGCGGCGAGCCCGGCATTGGCAAAAGCACGCTGCTGTTGCAGGTGGCTGACCGGGTGGCCCGCGCCAGCGGCCCCGTGCTGTACGTTGCGGGCGAGGAATCGCTGGAGCAAATCAGGTTGCGCGCCGACCGCCTGGGCGTGGAGGCCGAAATTCAGCTCACCCGCGACACCCGCGCCGAGCACGTGGCCGCCCTGATGGCCGAGCACAAGCCCGCGCTGTGCATCGTGGACAGCATTCAGACCGTCACTGTGGAGGGTGAGGGTGCCCCCGGCGGTGTGGCCCAGGTGCGCGACGGCACCTCCCTGCTAACCCGCGCGGCCAAGGAAACAGGCACCGCGACCGTGCTGGTGGGCCACGTGACCAAGGACGGCACGGTGGCCGGGCCCAAGGTCATGGAGCACATCGTGGACACCACGGTCTTTCTGGAATCGGTGGGGGCGTACCGCCTGCTGCGCAGCGTGAAAAACCGCTTCGGGCAGGCTGGGGAACTGGGCGTGTTCGAGATGCGCGGCGAGGGCCTGATGGCCGTGGAAAACCCCAGCGCCGCGTTCCTGGCCGAGCGGCCTCTGGGCGTGCCGGGCAGCGTGGTGGCTTCCACCATTGACGGCCAGCGGCCCATGCTGCTGGAGGTGCAGGCCCTGGCCAGCAAAACGCCCTACCCCAACGCCCGGCGCGTGGTGGTGGGCCTGGACCCCCGGCGCGTGGACGTGGTGCTGGCGGTGCTGGAACGCCGGCTGGATCTGACGCTGGGCGGGCTGGACGTGTACGTGAACCTCGCCGGCGGCCTGAAGGTGCCGGACCCGGGGCTGGACCTCGCGGTGGCGCTGGCGGTGTACTCGGCGGTGGTGGGGCGCGCCCTGCCCGGCAATGTGGCGGTGTTTGGCGAGGTGGGGCTGGCGGGCGAGGTCCGCTCCACCCAGGCCGCCCTGCGGCGAGCGGAGGAAGCCAGGCGGGCGGGCTACGAGCGCCTGATCGTGCCGCCGGGGTTGGATGGCAGTCCCGGGGTCAAAAGCGTGGAAGAGGCTGTGGGGGCGGTGTGGGGTGGGGCGAAGGCGTAG